A genomic region of Zea mays cultivar B73 chromosome 6, Zm-B73-REFERENCE-NAM-5.0, whole genome shotgun sequence contains the following coding sequences:
- the LOC103630105 gene encoding leucine-rich repeat extensin-like protein 4, with the protein MTRRWPPFSARVAAAVFLLLLSPAATSQLGLGPAIAAWINGSPPPSPDAAAAAAAAASGPRSQEYAALQALKVAVTDDPKGALASWQGANVCAYKGVYCSAPPDGAAAAGASTVVAGIDLNRANLRGTLPDAVSLLAHLTFLHLNSNRLGGAVPDTLRDLQYLTELDLSNNLFSGPFPASTLLIPSLVYLDLRFNAFSGEVPPEVFAKELDAVFLNDNQFEGQIPDTLWASPATVITLANNHFTGAVPAAYEFGAGAGAGAGGRVREVLFLNNNLTGCVPEALGFLPSMQVLDLSYNALSGHLPGTLSCLSGIEVLNLAHNQLTGELPDLLCDLRRITNLSVSFNFFSGISQRCDRQLGSRGVFDFVGNCVPGRDMQRPQPECDEFPGEGGLSCLRIPGARPAGCGDAGVTIGVGVGVGIGGLPFGLPGAAAGGVVTVTVP; encoded by the coding sequence ATGACCAGGCGGTGGCCACCTTTCTCTGCCCGTGTCGCCGCCGCCGTGTTCCTGCTGCTGCTATCCCCCGCCGCGACCTCCCAGCTCGGCCTGGGCCCCGCCATTGCCGCCTGGATTAACGGCTCGCCGCCGCCTAGCCctgacgccgccgccgccgccgccgccgccgcctcgggCCCGCGGAGCCAGGAGTACGCGGCGCTGCAGGCGCTGAAGGTGGCCGTCACCGACGACCCCAAGGGAGCGCTCGCGTCGTGGCAGGGCGCCAATGTGTGCGCCTACAAGGGCGTGTACTGCTCCGCGCCGCCCGACGGCGCCGCGGCCGCCGGCGCGTCGACGGTAGTCGCGGGCATCGACCTCAACCGCGCCAACCTCAGGGGCACGCTCCCCGACGCGGTGTCCCTCCTGGCGCACCTCACCTTCCTCCACCTCAACAGCAACCGGCTCGGGGGCGCCGTCCCCGACACGCTCCGGGACCTGCAGTACCTGACGGAGCTGGACCTGAGCAACAACCTCTTCTCGGGCCCGTTCCCGGCGTCCACGCTGCTCATCCCGTCGCTGGTGTACCTGGACCTCCGCTTCAACGCCTTCTCCGGGGAGGTCCCGCCCGAGGTGTTCGCCAAGGAGCTGGACGCCGTGTTCCTCAACGACAACCAGTTCGAGGGCCAGATCCCGGACACGCTGTGGGCGTCGCCCGCCACGGTCATCACGCTGGCCAACAACCACTTCACCGGCGCCGTCCCGGCGGCCTACGAGTTCGGCGCcggcgccggggccggggccggtgGCCGGGTCCGCGAGGTGCTGTTCCTGAACAACAACCTGACCGGCTGCGTGCCCGAGGCGCTGGGCTTCCTCCCCAGCATGCAGGTGCTGGACCTCAGCTACAACGCGCTGTCGGGACACCTCCCGGGGACGCTCTCGTGCCTGTCGGGGATCGAGGTGCTCAACCTCGCGCACAACCAGCTCACGGGCGAGCTCCCGGACCTGCTGTGCGACCTGCGCCGGATCACCAACCTGTCCGTGTCCTTCAACTTCTTCTCCGGGATCAGCCAGCGCTGCGACCGGCAGCTGGGGAGCCGCGGCGTGTTCGACTTCGTGGGCAACTGCGTGCCCGGGCGGGACATGCAGCGGCCGCAGCCCGAGTGCGACGAGTTCCCGGGGGAAGGCGGCCTCAGCTGCCTCCGCATCCCCGGGGCGCGGCCAGCCGGGTGTGGCGACGCGGGCGTCACTATTGGCGTGGGCGTCGGAGTGGGCATCGGGGGGCTGCCGTTCGGGTTGCCAGGCGCTGCCGCTGGAGGCGTGGTCACCGTCACCGTGCCGTGA
- the LOC111589568 gene encoding uncharacterized protein, with translation MQVRIGESTTLKSLRRFVKAVVDIFGDEYLRTPNNNDTTRLLALGEERGFPGMLGSLDCMHWRWKNCPSAYQGQYFGHYHTPTIILEAVASHDLWIWHVFFGLPGSLNDINVLHRSPLFAKISNGEAPRVNYNINGHNYSMGYYLADDIYPSWATMVKIIPEPRDRGTSRHACHGIFSDRHGIAAARRHISSVFSPQATCSS, from the exons TACGTATTGGAGAGAGTACAACTTTGAAAAGTCTGAGAAGGTTTGTTAAAGCTGTTGTTGACATTTTTGGAGATGAGTATTTGAGGACACCCAATAATAATGATACAACTCGGTTACTTGCACTTGGGGAAGAAAGAGGTTTTCCGGGTATGCTCGGGTCACTTGACTGCATGCATTGGAGGTGGAAGAATTGTCCGTCAGCTTACCAAGGCCAATATTTTGGTCATTATCATACACCTACTATAATTTTAGAGGCAGTGGCTTCACACGATCTATGGATTTGGCATGTATTTTTTGGTTTACCTGGTTCTCTTAATGACATCAATGTTCTTCACCGATCTCCACTATTCGCAAAGATATCAAATGGAGAAGCTCCACGAGTGAACTACAACATAAATGGCCATAACTATTCAATGGGATACTATCTTGCAGATGACATATATCCATCTTGGGCTACAATGGTCAAGATAATTCCAGAACCACGAG ATAGAGGAACCAGTAGGCATGCATGTCATGGCATCTTCAGCGATAGGCATGGCATTGCTGCTGCGCGCAGGCACATCTCTTCTGTCTTCTCCCCACAGGCCACCTGCAGCTCGTGA